A genomic segment from Myxosarcina sp. GI1 encodes:
- a CDS encoding type II toxin-antitoxin system HicA family toxin — MKLKRLQSQLKNAGFICLRNRGKGSHRIWRHSVCSVVIIQSGKVGSDAKPYQIKNVLSAIKIVKEEVLNVQ; from the coding sequence ATGAAACTTAAAAGACTACAATCACAGTTGAAGAATGCAGGTTTTATTTGCCTAAGAAACCGAGGCAAAGGCAGTCATCGCATCTGGCGACATTCTGTTTGTTCTGTCGTCATCATTCAATCTGGCAAAGTAGGCTCTGATGCCAAACCGTATCAAATCAAAAATGTCCTTTCAGCAATAAAGATTGTCAAGGAGGAAGTCCTCAATGTTCAATAA
- a CDS encoding DUF5895 domain-containing protein — protein MNTKLDPLSEFDADIVASNSLPYAQIQNPPNLSLAQIEQLNPPWGWFIANEQAELAQFNPDDSFVPIRLTFGEKDTRSVDGFLTKKVRLSILHRSNIEVQSKTDKGWRYAGLAYKSGTITQLGEQTTSDRNNYRLRTRYLILFLGTDNQPLHPIPFRIGMNAGVGAAFGDETRLFRNEVEKVFFQLRKLPVKSLSNSAHALFALSMSFGLHKSEGKAPFIYPQQRIAPAAESSKTIATVERRGRQVELVPSNLRKLIIPKSSEAGKLILSLSEEHQGFADKFQDDLADDADEPDTSPFEESLEEVVF, from the coding sequence ATGAATACCAAATTAGATCCACTCTCAGAATTTGATGCAGATATTGTTGCTAGCAATAGTCTTCCCTACGCTCAAATCCAGAATCCTCCTAATCTCTCTCTCGCTCAGATCGAACAATTAAATCCTCCTTGGGGTTGGTTTATTGCCAATGAACAAGCAGAACTTGCCCAATTTAATCCTGATGATAGTTTTGTACCAATTCGCCTAACTTTTGGCGAAAAAGATACTCGCTCCGTCGATGGCTTTCTGACCAAAAAAGTTCGGCTCTCGATTCTGCATCGTTCCAATATTGAGGTGCAAAGTAAGACTGATAAAGGTTGGCGATATGCGGGACTAGCGTACAAGAGTGGGACAATTACTCAACTTGGCGAACAAACCACTAGCGATCGCAACAATTATCGTCTGCGTACTCGCTATTTGATTCTGTTTCTGGGTACTGATAACCAACCATTGCATCCAATTCCTTTTCGCATTGGCATGAATGCTGGTGTAGGTGCGGCTTTTGGTGATGAAACACGTTTGTTTCGTAATGAGGTTGAAAAAGTTTTCTTTCAACTTCGTAAACTTCCCGTCAAAAGTCTAAGTAATTCGGCTCATGCTTTATTTGCTCTCTCAATGAGCTTTGGCTTACACAAATCCGAAGGTAAAGCTCCCTTTATTTATCCTCAACAACGTATCGCTCCTGCTGCTGAATCTTCTAAAACGATCGCTACCGTCGAACGCAGAGGTCGCCAAGTAGAGCTAGTCCCTTCTAATTTGAGAAAGCTAATCATTCCTAAAAGTTCGGAAGCAGGAAAATTGATTCTTTCTCTTTCAGAAGAACATCAAGGCTTTGCCGATAAATTCCAAGATGACCTTGCTGACGATGCAGATGAACCCGACACCTCGCCCTTTGAAGAATCGCTAGAAGAAGTCGTATTTTAA
- a CDS encoding DUF3386 family protein yields the protein MRKLTISVLSILLASVSVVAYPRFVNSNETINSTNTRSAKAIFEAAYRNRYTWNQNFPGYTAKVLANYGGKEERGVITVYPNLEVEVKGIGDLEIAKMVEDQILMEIIHRRNIPFEQLHGQSTFKIQKENFGTTEIEKIGDDSSLYKVKDRTIIQVNRPMGEEMAVTVDTLETTATPEGYLSSEYLATFYNPKTNEVVEKERTIDRHQKVGDYYLLSFREVYQNEASPKSDNPDIAVRYENLSLL from the coding sequence ATGAGAAAGCTAACCATATCTGTTTTAAGTATATTGCTTGCCTCCGTATCAGTTGTAGCTTATCCGAGATTTGTAAACTCCAACGAAACCATTAATAGTACAAATACACGTTCGGCTAAGGCAATTTTTGAAGCGGCATATAGAAATCGTTACACATGGAATCAAAATTTCCCAGGCTACACTGCTAAAGTTTTAGCAAATTATGGTGGAAAAGAAGAGCGTGGAGTTATAACAGTGTATCCTAATTTGGAGGTAGAGGTAAAAGGTATAGGAGATCTAGAAATTGCCAAAATGGTTGAAGATCAAATTTTAATGGAAATTATTCATAGAAGGAATATTCCTTTTGAGCAGCTTCATGGACAAAGCACTTTCAAAATTCAAAAAGAAAATTTTGGGACAACAGAAATCGAGAAGATAGGAGATGATAGTTCTTTGTATAAAGTGAAAGATCGAACCATTATTCAAGTCAATCGACCTATGGGAGAGGAGATGGCGGTTACGGTAGATACTTTAGAAACCACTGCAACACCTGAAGGATACCTATCATCTGAATATCTCGCTACTTTTTATAATCCTAAAACTAATGAAGTAGTAGAAAAAGAGCGCACCATCGATCGCCATCAGAAAGTTGGAGATTACTATTTACTATCCTTTCGCGAAGTTTATCAAAACGAAGCTTCACCCAAATCTGATAATCCTGATATTGCTGTTAGGTATGAAAATTTAAGTCTGTTATAG
- a CDS encoding helix-turn-helix transcriptional regulator, translating into MPIKWRLAVLMADREMDYKELAMLTGFHEKTVSKHKNLRVMPSRLEDSTLFKYCQALKCQPGDLLVYVPEENTEVKIN; encoded by the coding sequence ATGCCAATTAAATGGCGACTGGCGGTATTGATGGCAGATCGAGAAATGGACTATAAGGAACTAGCAATGTTGACTGGATTTCATGAAAAGACAGTGAGCAAGCATAAGAACCTACGTGTAATGCCGAGCCGCTTGGAAGATTCAACGCTCTTTAAATATTGTCAAGCTCTAAAATGTCAGCCTGGTGATTTACTGGTATACGTTCCAGAAGAAAATACTGAGGTAAAAATCAACTAA
- a CDS encoding siphovirus Gp157 family protein has translation MNLLDLNSELQQLNELIDSVSSSFIPPELEVAFEDLLNRKDETEAAYFDKIDNIAALIQSRKYWIGVRQKELKRLSRLIRSDRHNLNWLQSYLLAHLQNKEMNKLRTKRFNLTVADNGGKRPMIIDDIPPSSVPHELCKIRLEVDRDAVRHALESGRRLRFARLASQGKHLRIK, from the coding sequence ATGAATTTACTCGATTTAAACTCAGAACTACAGCAACTTAACGAGCTTATCGATTCAGTAAGTTCTTCCTTTATTCCTCCCGAATTAGAAGTTGCTTTTGAAGATTTACTCAATCGCAAGGATGAAACCGAAGCTGCTTATTTTGACAAGATAGACAACATCGCTGCTCTGATACAGTCTCGGAAATATTGGATCGGAGTCAGACAAAAGGAACTCAAGCGTTTGTCTCGATTGATAAGAAGCGATCGCCATAACCTTAACTGGCTACAATCTTATCTGCTCGCTCATCTCCAGAATAAGGAAATGAACAAGCTCAGAACTAAACGATTCAACTTAACTGTCGCTGATAACGGTGGTAAAAGACCAATGATTATCGATGACATTCCTCCTAGTTCTGTTCCTCATGAGCTTTGTAAGATTCGTCTAGAAGTTGACCGTGATGCTGTACGACACGCTCTTGAATCTGGTCGTAGACTTCGCTTTGCTCGATTGGCATCTCAAGGTAAGCACTTGAGAATTAAGTAG
- a CDS encoding DUF1830 domain-containing protein: MVINNSNSQNQALLCAYINLTSEIQVAKIPENPEFEKVIFPYEKLLFKASEGSGLNIFIEVAGKTSLFASIPCQQLQSHAPIKSNR; the protein is encoded by the coding sequence ATGGTTATTAATAATTCCAATTCTCAAAATCAAGCATTGCTTTGTGCTTATATTAATCTCACCTCTGAGATTCAAGTGGCTAAAATTCCAGAGAACCCTGAATTTGAGAAAGTTATTTTTCCCTACGAAAAACTTTTATTTAAGGCTTCTGAGGGAAGTGGGTTGAATATATTTATTGAAGTAGCTGGCAAGACATCTTTGTTCGCTTCAATTCCTTGTCAACAATTGCAAAGCCACGCTCCAATCAAATCTAATCGATAA
- a CDS encoding phage/plasmid primase, P4 family translates to MIGFISPFKILDYTDRLEIVKETSSEYHCKCPVCGDGGFKIEKKTGKYQAFKCGCEVKDIREAIRPWSEVEEERKQGNNSGSLARKKLDHPYSSAEAIFNEISLAKLPTAAEDTPQENTDIEVPQWLQKQGIPSNALETRYYYSKTQWVSRFEWQSDKGKEKTFRQAHRASNGLVRWKKGAKDWNAYKQNEAAANCHNKWLLAVEGEKCVEAARARAIAAITWQGSNWNKNAIASTIKALKKSSAEGLVYFPDNDEAGRKKARLIESVANEIGFSCLVLNPQDIWSEIPEKGDLADWVKAHGHLDAEELIAKLEAAIEQQYKQTEQHDEKATEPKTETAQSTNVPNWSQSDLALWLADKYRSHVAWNTELQQWYRYSSVTEGIWSIEPTEFVGQLVKLELEAIAIKIAQSNPKGKKPSFTISFINGVVGLLKMDLAVRVWDEATGLLPLQNGVLNLETKKLLPHAPEHKLTWCLPYDFNPLLSCYPIQQWLNQMCRGDEDLVQLMRAYLRGVVTGRTDWQKYLELIGPGGTGKSTFTRLAIALVGSENTHTTTLKKLEGEKFEPASVAGKRLVLINDSERYAGEVSKLKALTGQDSLPYEVKYKQSSGGFTPQAMVIVATNEVIQSSDYTSGLERRRISIPMFNRIESDRQKNLIEHRNGEMFGEFVPYLPGLLNWVLEMDEAEATEIVKNYETAVPSLAVMKAQTLVETNPIADWLDNKVILDPEARTNIGVAKRDKDSNSDNWYLHNDEWLYPNYAEYCHDTGTRSIGLRRFVNLLSDLLNNQLRLNVEKGRDRLGSFIKGLRLRDRTDDEPPLITNGAVKTKTDSSSTNVVNKLWNLVIDKVMAVVNGIMVEEELADDENDTSNLETTEDALVQVAEDIEEVEAEEISTQNEEISVGDEISVGDRVMVEDCPAYWSWAQPFQVLAIEGNMVALEMVDELVHINRLQICHNKNLESKN, encoded by the coding sequence ATGATTGGCTTCATCTCACCGTTTAAAATTCTGGATTACACAGACCGTCTAGAAATAGTCAAAGAAACAAGTTCTGAATACCACTGTAAATGTCCTGTGTGTGGCGACGGTGGTTTCAAAATTGAGAAGAAAACTGGCAAGTACCAAGCGTTCAAGTGCGGTTGCGAAGTCAAGGATATTAGAGAAGCTATTCGTCCCTGGAGCGAAGTTGAAGAAGAACGAAAACAGGGCAATAATTCAGGTAGCTTGGCTCGAAAAAAGCTCGACCATCCATATTCATCTGCTGAAGCGATTTTTAATGAAATTAGTTTGGCTAAATTACCAACAGCAGCCGAAGATACGCCCCAAGAGAATACGGATATAGAAGTTCCTCAATGGCTACAAAAACAGGGGATACCGAGTAACGCACTAGAAACCCGTTACTACTACTCAAAAACGCAGTGGGTATCTCGCTTCGAGTGGCAAAGCGATAAAGGAAAAGAGAAAACTTTTAGGCAGGCGCATAGAGCATCAAACGGTTTGGTACGGTGGAAAAAGGGAGCAAAAGATTGGAATGCCTATAAACAAAATGAAGCTGCCGCTAACTGCCATAACAAATGGTTGCTGGCAGTTGAGGGAGAAAAATGCGTCGAAGCAGCAAGAGCTAGAGCGATCGCTGCTATTACTTGGCAGGGTTCTAACTGGAATAAAAACGCGATCGCCTCAACTATAAAAGCTCTCAAAAAATCTAGTGCAGAGGGATTAGTTTACTTCCCTGACAACGATGAAGCAGGAAGAAAAAAAGCCAGACTAATAGAATCAGTAGCCAACGAAATTGGTTTTTCCTGTCTGGTTCTCAATCCTCAAGATATTTGGTCAGAAATACCAGAGAAAGGAGATTTAGCTGATTGGGTAAAAGCTCATGGTCATTTAGATGCCGAAGAACTAATAGCCAAATTAGAGGCTGCTATTGAACAACAATACAAGCAGACTGAGCAACATGACGAAAAAGCAACAGAGCCGAAAACAGAAACCGCTCAGTCTACTAATGTTCCTAATTGGTCGCAATCAGATTTGGCTTTATGGTTAGCAGACAAGTATCGATCGCACGTAGCTTGGAATACGGAACTTCAGCAGTGGTATCGTTATAGTTCGGTAACAGAGGGAATCTGGAGCATTGAACCTACAGAATTTGTCGGGCAGTTAGTAAAGTTAGAATTGGAAGCGATCGCCATTAAAATAGCTCAGTCAAATCCAAAAGGAAAAAAACCAAGCTTCACTATTAGTTTTATCAATGGTGTAGTCGGTCTATTAAAAATGGATCTGGCAGTGCGTGTTTGGGACGAAGCAACGGGATTATTACCATTACAAAACGGAGTTTTAAACTTAGAAACCAAGAAGCTGCTGCCCCATGCCCCCGAACATAAGTTAACTTGGTGTCTGCCTTATGACTTTAATCCTCTGTTGTCCTGCTACCCAATACAGCAATGGCTAAACCAAATGTGTAGGGGTGACGAGGATTTAGTTCAGTTAATGAGAGCTTACTTGAGAGGTGTAGTAACAGGAAGAACGGACTGGCAGAAGTATTTGGAATTAATAGGACCTGGAGGAACGGGAAAGTCAACATTTACCAGATTAGCGATCGCTCTTGTCGGAAGTGAGAACACTCATACTACTACACTGAAAAAACTAGAAGGGGAAAAGTTTGAACCAGCTTCGGTTGCTGGTAAGAGGCTAGTTTTAATTAACGATTCGGAAAGATATGCGGGAGAGGTTAGTAAGCTCAAAGCTCTAACTGGTCAAGATAGTTTACCTTATGAAGTCAAGTACAAACAAAGCAGTGGTGGTTTTACCCCACAAGCAATGGTCATCGTGGCAACTAATGAGGTTATCCAAAGTAGCGACTACACTTCAGGTTTAGAAAGAAGAAGAATTTCGATACCGATGTTCAATCGGATTGAGAGCGATCGCCAGAAGAACCTAATCGAACATCGTAACGGAGAAATGTTCGGCGAGTTCGTACCCTATCTACCAGGATTGCTCAATTGGGTGCTAGAAATGGACGAAGCGGAAGCGACTGAAATAGTCAAGAACTATGAAACTGCTGTACCTTCTTTAGCAGTAATGAAGGCACAGACATTGGTAGAAACTAATCCCATCGCTGACTGGCTAGATAACAAGGTAATTTTAGATCCCGAAGCAAGAACTAATATTGGAGTAGCCAAGCGAGATAAAGACAGTAACTCTGACAATTGGTATTTACACAATGATGAATGGTTGTACCCTAACTATGCTGAGTACTGCCACGATACGGGTACTAGATCGATCGGGTTACGTAGGTTCGTAAATTTATTATCAGACCTGTTAAACAATCAGTTGAGATTGAATGTAGAGAAGGGACGCGATCGCCTGGGGTCATTTATTAAAGGCTTGAGACTTCGCGATCGAACAGATGATGAACCGCCACTAATTACTAACGGAGCAGTAAAAACTAAGACAGATTCTAGTAGCACGAATGTTGTTAATAAACTCTGGAATTTGGTAATAGATAAAGTGATGGCGGTGGTAAACGGAATAATGGTAGAAGAAGAATTGGCTGATGATGAGAATGATACCAGTAATTTAGAAACTACCGAAGATGCTCTAGTACAGGTAGCGGAAGATATTGAGGAAGTAGAAGCTGAAGAAATCTCTACCCAAAATGAAGAAATAAGTGTAGGCGATGAAATTAGCGTAGGCGATCGCGTGATGGTAGAAGATTGTCCTGCTTATTGGTCGTGGGCGCAACCATTTCAGGTGTTAGCTATTGAGGGTAATATGGTGGCGTTAGAAATGGTGGATGAGTTAGTCCACATTAATCGATTGCAAATATGCCACAACAAAAATTTAGAGTCGAAAAATTGA
- a CDS encoding protelomerase family protein — protein MPRTSKPTLPEPQLISDLQSNIAISGWATVRSQIVEQYEQRLHKLQQSGLTSDEISKKRTKKLSRNELISLALCFLAHLVELSQQKQDTEDTIRQLCEAETALLEGGYPAATIAKNHHPLYINLIRDAIARKELILNQQNSYLLPVPDRDTGELSDVRIHYAQLYLKYDNPFYVSLKRSTTTNNNLKQDHPQPVILPQYSDKARELLNSKSYPELATGIAAASGRRFSELIRGRFSLPSPADSPYQFIFEGQLKKKDKAPAYSTYSLVPAEELIKAIARLRAFPKIKPLSSASIRQINDSMNAAVNYQVQRHFQDTNIVSVLHGESRVTIQNLRGVYGEIATHFFCPNRAAFPRFLSSCLGHLIGDEAIANSNSPSTQHYFHYYLVDVEGKQIDSMGVMLDKEVSQPPTTEIKSDQQEQPTTTAPKPKRTILHLYASTKERFQTFRGKDMSENDAVIALMDKAEQAQELERELNDARARISSLEAKLDSIEEQRDSVEVTEESASVDDAAPTPGSNLVSSDEKSLELENPTDTVLLLVKSMSQLTNKLDLLLERQFTSSNSSSSDVTVPQAPDKQSLDQQSSDQQSSDQQSPDDKQLPTEAILNRAIDTIMAHNNRAKSPDDKWYIGINPLKDIINSQVTIVRVVKRRKAEIDQHHQQHNLDKFHNRNYHREQSYTDFFDFS, from the coding sequence ATGCCACGTACTTCCAAGCCAACTCTTCCCGAACCGCAGTTAATTAGTGATTTGCAATCTAATATCGCTATTTCGGGATGGGCTACTGTTAGAAGTCAGATTGTCGAGCAGTACGAGCAACGACTGCATAAATTGCAGCAAAGTGGTCTGACGAGCGATGAAATCTCCAAAAAGCGAACCAAAAAACTCAGCAGAAACGAACTAATTTCTCTGGCATTGTGTTTTCTCGCTCATTTAGTAGAACTAAGCCAACAGAAGCAAGATACGGAAGATACGATTCGCCAATTATGTGAAGCAGAAACCGCGCTTTTAGAAGGAGGTTATCCTGCCGCTACTATCGCCAAGAATCATCATCCCCTTTACATCAATCTCATCCGTGATGCGATCGCTAGAAAAGAATTAATCCTTAACCAACAAAACTCTTATTTGCTTCCAGTTCCCGATCGCGATACAGGGGAACTTTCAGATGTTCGTATTCACTACGCTCAACTGTATCTTAAATACGATAATCCTTTTTACGTTAGTCTGAAACGCTCTACTACTACCAACAACAATCTCAAGCAGGACCATCCTCAGCCCGTAATACTTCCACAGTATTCAGACAAAGCTAGAGAATTGTTAAATAGTAAATCTTATCCCGAACTGGCAACGGGGATTGCTGCTGCTTCTGGTCGTCGTTTCTCCGAACTGATTAGAGGTCGATTTTCTCTGCCATCTCCTGCCGATTCTCCCTACCAATTTATTTTTGAGGGTCAGTTAAAGAAAAAGGACAAAGCTCCTGCTTATTCTACTTATTCTCTCGTTCCTGCTGAAGAACTAATTAAAGCGATCGCACGGCTGCGAGCTTTTCCCAAGATTAAACCCCTAAGCTCTGCCAGTATTCGACAAATAAACGATTCAATGAATGCGGCGGTTAACTATCAGGTTCAGCGGCATTTCCAAGATACCAATATTGTTTCAGTTTTACATGGCGAATCTAGAGTCACGATTCAGAATTTGAGAGGTGTTTACGGGGAAATTGCCACTCATTTTTTCTGCCCCAATCGCGCTGCTTTTCCGCGATTTTTATCTTCTTGTTTGGGTCATTTAATTGGCGATGAAGCAATCGCCAACTCAAACTCTCCTTCTACTCAACATTATTTCCATTACTATTTAGTAGACGTAGAAGGCAAACAAATTGACTCGATGGGAGTCATGCTCGATAAAGAAGTTTCACAACCACCTACTACTGAAATAAAATCCGACCAACAAGAGCAGCCGACAACAACTGCTCCAAAACCAAAACGTACTATTCTTCATCTTTACGCTTCTACTAAAGAGCGTTTTCAAACTTTTCGAGGTAAAGATATGTCAGAAAATGATGCTGTAATTGCCCTCATGGATAAAGCCGAACAAGCCCAAGAATTAGAACGAGAGTTAAATGATGCTCGCGCTCGTATTTCTTCTCTTGAGGCTAAATTGGATTCAATCGAAGAACAAAGAGATTCAGTAGAAGTGACTGAAGAATCAGCTTCAGTTGATGATGCCGCTCCTACTCCAGGCTCTAATTTAGTCTCTTCCGATGAAAAGAGCCTGGAACTGGAGAATCCTACCGATACGGTGCTACTTTTGGTTAAGTCTATGTCTCAACTGACCAATAAACTCGACCTTCTTTTAGAGCGTCAGTTTACCTCTTCTAATAGCTCCTCCTCTGATGTTACTGTTCCTCAAGCCCCTGATAAACAGTCCCTTGACCAACAGTCCTCTGACCAACAATCCTCTGACCAACAGTCCCCTGATGATAAACAATTACCTACTGAAGCTATTCTTAATCGGGCGATCGATACTATCATGGCTCACAACAATCGCGCCAAATCTCCTGACGACAAATGGTACATTGGTATTAATCCTTTGAAAGATATTATTAACTCACAAGTGACGATTGTTCGTGTGGTCAAAAGACGCAAAGCTGAAATCGACCAACATCATCAGCAACATAACCTTGATAAATTTCATAACCGCAACTATCACCGCGAACAAAGCTATACCGATTTCTTTGATTTTTCATGA
- a CDS encoding filamentous hemagglutinin N-terminal domain-containing protein, with the protein MKISLHWLVFKTIFIICSVIYPASTKAQVVPDRTLSTDVNRNNKVLEITGGNTVKNNLFHSFEEFSVPTGLEAFFKNAANIENIFSRVTGENISNISGAIRANGNANLFLMNPNGIVFGKNAAINVGGSFIATTAESIEFKDDTSFSATDLSKPPLLTVEIPIGLGMGSNPGEIINRSQVVNKVIDSSEAVSSGLSVKEGRTLALIGGKITLEGGNLTAPSGRIELGSTTDNAVVGIDSSKNNLSFSYKNELFKNILIGNEALVSTSGKGNGSIQIVGNIVELNDASEILNDNSGVISSGDIIIKAIESIALKDLSRISSSVFSSGNGGNIIVDTKKLDLTGGSSVNAFTFDKGDTGNIAVRANHFNLSDLVVLSDEIRYSSVANRAEPGSTGNTGNINIATNKLVASNGADISIASFGAGNYGNLSISAKSLEFSGAFSLENSSISNRNFRSLPTVLEAIAAGEGDSGKVLINAEKISFTNGALIFAATFGSGKSATVNINVEEINFSGTSNDGQLSSGIFVSTGGESEGGSLSVSAKKITVSDGAEISGRTFGEAMGGNIQLDARDFLSLTNDSSVVVDSDSTGDAGELSINASEINIDKTSEISASTASGQGGNIRLNSDRLSLFNQSQISATARGEGDGGNIGINTENLVLDSSKIDANALEGKGGNITINTEVLFVSPDSNITATSELGIDGTIDINSPEISLQGQLEPREVEVVATEEALANSCLSRRDRRTVLTVGGSGALPRSPESNYSGTNFTLTGVQRLPQLSPEATKSPNTDSYRASQPAMIPADTLIETEDGKILLVNAKNSKAMPVFCES; encoded by the coding sequence ATGAAAATTTCTTTACACTGGCTCGTCTTCAAAACAATTTTTATTATCTGTTCGGTAATTTATCCAGCTTCAACTAAAGCTCAGGTAGTTCCCGATCGTACTCTTTCTACAGATGTAAATCGAAACAATAAAGTTTTAGAAATTACTGGTGGAAACACAGTTAAAAACAATTTATTTCATAGTTTTGAGGAGTTTTCAGTTCCTACTGGATTAGAAGCTTTCTTTAAAAATGCAGCTAATATTGAAAACATTTTTTCTAGAGTAACAGGAGAAAATATTTCAAATATTAGCGGAGCGATCCGCGCTAATGGAAATGCCAATTTGTTTTTAATGAATCCTAACGGTATAGTTTTTGGTAAAAATGCCGCTATAAATGTTGGTGGTTCTTTCATAGCAACAACTGCTGAAAGTATCGAATTTAAAGATGATACGAGTTTTAGTGCAACTGATTTGTCTAAACCGCCACTGTTAACAGTTGAGATACCTATTGGTTTGGGTATGGGTAGTAATCCTGGAGAAATTATCAATCGTTCTCAAGTAGTAAACAAAGTAATTGATTCATCTGAAGCAGTCTCTTCTGGATTATCTGTCAAAGAAGGCAGAACTTTAGCATTAATAGGAGGAAAAATAACCTTAGAAGGTGGAAATTTGACAGCACCTAGTGGAAGAATTGAGTTGGGAAGCACTACTGATAATGCAGTAGTAGGTATAGATAGCAGCAAAAATAATTTGAGTTTCAGCTATAAAAATGAGTTGTTTAAAAATATTCTAATTGGCAATGAAGCTCTAGTCAGCACTAGTGGAAAAGGAAATGGTTCTATTCAAATCGTGGGAAATATTGTAGAACTAAATGATGCTTCAGAAATTTTGAATGATAACTCTGGTGTAATTTCAAGCGGAGATATTATTATAAAAGCTATAGAAAGCATTGCTTTAAAAGATTTATCTCGTATTTCTTCTTCCGTATTTAGTTCTGGAAATGGAGGTAATATAATAGTTGATACTAAGAAATTAGATCTTACTGGTGGATCTAGTGTTAATGCTTTTACCTTTGATAAAGGCGATACTGGAAATATTGCCGTGCGAGCCAACCATTTTAATCTAAGCGATCTTGTTGTTTTATCTGACGAAATTAGATACAGTAGTGTAGCTAACAGAGCCGAACCAGGAAGCACTGGTAATACAGGAAATATAAATATTGCTACAAATAAATTAGTAGCAAGTAACGGGGCAGATATTAGCATCGCTAGTTTTGGAGCGGGAAATTACGGAAATTTAAGCATATCTGCAAAATCATTAGAATTTTCAGGAGCTTTTTCTTTAGAAAATTCTTCCATTAGTAATAGAAATTTTAGAAGCTTGCCAACTGTGCTAGAGGCAATTGCAGCAGGAGAAGGTGATTCTGGGAAAGTTTTAATTAATGCTGAAAAAATATCTTTCACAAACGGAGCTTTAATTTTCGCTGCAACTTTTGGTTCTGGAAAGAGTGCCACAGTAAATATTAATGTAGAAGAAATAAATTTTTCTGGCACGTCAAATGATGGTCAATTGTCTAGTGGTATTTTTGTCTCTACTGGAGGAGAGAGTGAAGGTGGAAGTTTATCTGTTAGTGCTAAAAAAATAACAGTTAGTGATGGCGCAGAAATTTCAGGAAGAACCTTTGGTGAGGCTATGGGAGGAAATATACAGCTCGATGCACGAGATTTTCTGTCATTGACAAACGATAGTAGCGTAGTTGTAGACTCCGATTCTACTGGGGATGCTGGTGAACTCAGCATCAATGCTTCCGAAATAAATATAGACAAGACAAGCGAAATTTCAGCCTCTACTGCATCGGGACAGGGAGGAAATATTAGACTCAACAGCGATCGCTTATCCTTATTTAACCAAAGTCAAATTTCAGCTACAGCAAGAGGAGAAGGAGATGGCGGTAATATCGGTATCAATACAGAGAATCTAGTTTTAGATAGTAGTAAGATCGATGCGAATGCTTTAGAAGGTAAGGGGGGTAATATTACCATTAATACTGAAGTGTTGTTCGTCTCGCCCGACAGCAATATTACCGCTACTTCGGAGTTAGGGATTGATGGAACGATAGATATTAATAGTCCCGAAATTAGCCTACAGGGACAGCTAGAACCGAGAGAAGTCGAGGTTGTCGCAACCGAAGAAGCATTAGCCAATAGCTGTCTATCACGGCGCGATCGCCGTACCGTTTTAACGGTTGGCGGTAGTGGGGCTTTGCCGCGTAGTCCAGAGTCCAATTATAGTGGTACTAATTTCACGCTAACAGGGGTACAAAGATTACCTCAACTGTCGCCAGAAGCAACGAAATCACCCAACACCGACAGCTATCGCGCTTCACAGCCTGCCATGATMCCAGCCGATACGCTGATAGAAACAGAAGATGGGAAAATACTTTTGGTAAATGCCAAGAATAGTAAAGCAATGCCTGTTTTCTGCGAGTCATGA